One Cucurbita pepo subsp. pepo cultivar mu-cu-16 chromosome LG09, ASM280686v2, whole genome shotgun sequence DNA window includes the following coding sequences:
- the LOC111801873 gene encoding probable xyloglucan endotransglucosylase/hydrolase protein 33, whose amino-acid sequence MEISRGVMELRLLSFIFLCMLFVVPSRGRFTRYYTPPNVPRLTDLVPRVSIDQCFAKLFGASNMRLMNNGSSVNLTLDKVSGAGLVSRNKYHYGFFSASIKLPSGLTSGVVVAFYLSNADVYPHSHDEIDIELLGHDKRKDWVIQTNIYANGSVKTGREEKFYLWFDPSLKYHDYTIIWNNYHTVFLVDNIPVRELRNSEAFYPSKPMSVFVTIWDGSEWATHGGKYPVDYKYAPYVASFEEMEINGSMTTSTPTSPSGSKTNVSSPDTLERPEFIKLSQQQIEAMDWARRKLMFYSYCKDTSRYKVLPPECK is encoded by the exons ATGGAGATTTCCAGAGGAGTAATGGAATTGCGCCTTTTGAGCTTCATCTTTTTGTGTATGTTGTTTGTTGTCCCTTCACGTGGTAGATTTACTAGATATTACACGCCTCCAAACGTCCCACGTTTGACAGATCTCGTTCCTCGTGTCTCGATTGATCAATGCTTTGCTAAATTGTTTGGGGCCTCAAATATGCGGCTGATGAACAATGGGTCCTCTGTCAATCTCACTCTCGACAAAGTTTCTG GTGCTGGTCTGGTCTCCAGAAACAAATATCATTATGGATTCTTCAGTGCTTCAATTAAGCTTCCATCAGGTCTCACTTCAGGGGTTGTGGTGGCTTTTTAT TTGTCGAATGCAGATGTTTATCCCCATTCTCACGATGAGATAGACATCGAGCTGCTTGGACATGACAAGAGAAAAGATTGGGTTATTCAAACAAATATCTATGCCAATGGAAGTGTCAAGActggaagagaagagaaatttTACCTGTGGTTTGATCCCAGCTTGAAGTACCATGATTACACCATCATTTGGAACAATTATCATACAGT GTTTCTGGTGGATAATATTCCAGTAAGAGAGCTACGAAATTCTGAAGCTTTCTACCCATCAAAGCCAATGTCGGTTTTTGTCACAATATGGGATGGTTCAGAATGGGCAACTCATGGAGGCAAATACCCAGTTGACTACAAGTATGCACCCTATGTAgcttcttttgaagaaatggaaatcaaTGGCAGTATGACAACTTCGACACCCACTTCTCCTTCAGGTTCTAAAACCAATGTCTCCAGCCCAGATACTCTGGAGCGGCCAGAATTTATCAAGCTATCACAGCAGCAAATAGAAGCAATGGATTGGGCAAGGAGGAAGCTCATGTTCTACTCCTATTGTAAAGATACATCTAGATACAAAGTTCTACCACCAGAGTgcaaataa